Proteins encoded within one genomic window of Gadus macrocephalus chromosome 18, ASM3116895v1:
- the LOC132446824 gene encoding putative nuclease HARBI1, whose translation MYRPTLDSLVHRLQGPVNHGWGKAFEVLVFLFWLACGTSYRVVSEAFDIPRTTCHDVVHRVSKGIQQIFRQQIHFPSRDELPEIGAGFQQLAGSPAFGNVAGAIDGCHVRIVPPGAFASDYFNRKLFHSIQFQAICDHKGRFLDVHVGFPGSVHDARVLKSSPFFVHQLYPPPGWCLLGDGGYPCLAQPIRLLTPYREPVRNTVQGRYNAKMSRARCVVERAFGVLKTRWRSIFLKALEVKVIIDCLFLHNLCIGTGDILEPEGEDDNGDGDDDNGDGDEVAQECQQQSGDTLRDRLAAAVSAAPAPELRIPVLLEHDYC comes from the exons ATGTACAG GCCTACGCTGGATAGCCTGGTCCACCGTCTCCAGGGGCCGGTCAACCACGGGTGGGGGAAGGCCTTTGAGGTGCTGGTGTTCCTGTTCTGGCTGGCGTGTGGAACGTCCTATCGAGTGGTGTCGGAGGCCTTCGACATTCCCCGCACGACATGCCACGATGTGGTCCACAGGGTGAGCAAAGGCATCCAGCAAATTTTCAGGCAGCAGATCCACTTTCCTAGCAGGGATGAGCTGCCAGAAATTGGGGCTGGGTTCCAGCAGCTGGCAGGATCCCCGGCTTTTGGCAATGTGGCAGGGGCCATTGATGGATGCCACGTTCGCATTGTGCCCCCTGGAGCCTTTGCTTCCGATTACTTCAACCGAAAGCTGTTCCACTCTATACAGTTTCAGGCCATCTGCGACCATAAAGGTCGCTTTTTGGACGTGCACGTGGGCTTCCCTGGCTCGGTGCATGACGCCAGGGTCCTGAAGAGCAGCCCTTTTTTCGTGCACCAGCTTTACCCCCCTCCAGGTTGGTGCCTCCTTGGCGACGGAGGGTATCCCTGCCTGGCTCAGCCGATCCGTCTGCTGACCCCCTACCGGGAGCCTGTCCGCAACACTGTCCAGGGCCGCTATAACGCAAAGATGTCGAGGGCAAGGTGTGTGGTGGAAAGGGCCTTTGGGGTGCTGAAGACCAGGTGGCGCTCCATCTTTTTAAAGGCCcttgaggtgaag GTGATCATCGACTGCCTCTTCCTACACAACCTGTGCATCGGCACTGGGGACATCCTGGAGCCTGAGGGGGAGGACGACAACGGAGATGGGGATGACGACAACGGAGATGGGGATGAGGTTGCCCAAGAGTGCCAGCAGCAGTCGGGGGACACTCTTCGGGACAGACTCGCAGCTGCAGTgtctgctgctcctgctcctgagCTCAGGATTCCTGTTCTTCTGGAACATGATTATTGTTGA
- the LOC132446715 gene encoding uncharacterized protein LOC132446715, translating to MADIGTIAALYLLWESEERRKRKRRRVWVHDILRRRLQLGEFHHLLQELRLDDGRFQRNFRLSRAQFDDLLARVGARISRQDTNYRRSISAAERLSVCLRFLATGDSFRTIATSFRVGSSTVASIVSDGVTAIWDCLVEEFMAVPTTEDWRVIAQQFEEQWNFPLCCGAIDGKHVVLKAPANSGSQFFNYKGTFSIVLLAVVDADKCFRIIDVGGYGRTSDGGILANSVFGQALRAGDLKLPADRVLSAAAQRGPLPHVFVADEAFPLRTNLMRPFPGRILPRERRVFNYRLSRARLVVENAFGILSSQWRIYRRVIEVRPELAERCVKATCVLHNLLRRTAPTAEVRDCLPVGVVLPLPGLGRVAANNAGREAIRIRETFTSYFSAEGNLSWHDTIV from the exons ATGGCTGACATCGGCACCATCGCTGCGCTTTATTTGCTGTGGGAGTCCGAGGAGCGTCGCAAACGCAAACGCCGTCGTGTTTGGGTGCACGACATCCTCCGGAGACGGCtacagctgggtgagtttcaccacttGCTCCAAGAACTCCGCCTGGATGACGGCCGGTTTCAGCGGAACTTTCGACTGAGTCGGGCCCAGTtcgatgacctgctagcccgggttggtgccaggatctcccgtcaggacaccaactacaggcgctccatatcagctgcggagcgcctgtctgtctgtctccg ATTCCTGGCTACTGGCGATTCGTTCCGGACGATAGCCACCAGCTTCCGGGTCGGGTCCTCCACCGTGGCTTCCATCGTGTCCGATGGGGTGACGGCTATATGggactgcctggtggaggagttcaTGGCTGTGCCCACTACCGAGGACTGGAGGGTGATTGCGCAGCAGTTCGAGGAGCAGTGGAACTTCCCTCTCTGTTGCGGTGCCATCGATGGGAAGCATGTTGTTCTGAAGGCCCCTGCGAACTCCGGTTCGCAGTTCTTCAACTACAAGggaacattttccattgttcTCTTGGCAGTTGTCGACGCAGACAAGTGCTTCCGCATCATCGATGTGGGGGGCTATGGGAGAACCAGTGATGGAGGAATTCTGGCCAACTCGGTGTTTGGTCAGGCCCTCCGAGCTGGCGATCTCAAGCTCCCTGCTGACAGAGTACTGTCAGCGGCTGCGCAGAGAGGACCCCTGCCTCATGTGTTTGTAGCGGACGAGGCCTTTCCGCTACGGACCAACCTCATGAGGCCATTCCCCGGACGCATCCTCCCCCGAGAGCGGCGCGTCTTTAACTACCGACTGTCCCGGGCTCGGTTGGTGGTTGAGAACGCCTTCGgcatcctctcctcccagtGGCGGATCTACCGGAGGGTCATCGAGGTCCGTCCTGAGCTGGCGGAGAGATGCGTCAAGGCCACCTGTGTGCTCCACAACCTCCTCCGCAgaacagcaccaacagcagaagTGAGAGATTGCCTCCCTGTTGGTGTGGTGTTGCCTCTGCCAGGGCTGGGGAGAGTGGCTGCCAACAACGCCGGGAGAGAGGCCATCCGGATCCGCGAGACCTTCACCTCCTACTTCTCTGCAGAAGGGAACCTCTCGTGGCATGACACCATCGTATAG